The following coding sequences are from one Electrophorus electricus isolate fEleEle1 chromosome 22, fEleEle1.pri, whole genome shotgun sequence window:
- the taf1c gene encoding TATA box-binding protein-associated factor RNA polymerase I subunit C: MDNKFPRQLFPHVYLNGPPDLKSVHDYGSWGSYESVVEIRGESARGDPEEAKQWEFLSQHKVEGERWIPTEPIVTPLLAPNKDCKIYSGPPSNPDDFPEHMQYFYVHHCMDSFFTMGQLLGEHFNFRKKSLKNVVNMSQMKNFLGSLNYKKCELGHYSERVCRYHHLLGDVISDIPQTLLAELLHEELTLQKELVQFQPVTTGGALVFAPLQEDQGEACLIYPRGEALDSLTFHRVVQEFSEGKPPSMHLAGTPMVFNVNGTVRQVSMNPVDDQDHIGVRSDYFCSSWVIKDGVRPRAMEVVQLKERSTSLSVSPHVTGELLVASESGAAYLWTLGKGLQKFREEDSNLYFNAKSPWRWCEFSAHPRVMVYADRTGAELTDTRSSDCSHTLFRIGNTSRCRSGERLILTKYLDQCHAHHHLFTTQFSAYLLDERMPGIPALKWEHMMESPPCFAQALPALGPHGTSKILLGAQRTQETMLLQYSGGREWPCRSDGPVQRLSSPCESLQVRQLPHRQHSATARLAAPATGLAVSQNGGFLTVFQLTEAGDVFYQLLELHPDAVSADPHPSARRLSAGPPELASNPERAPAESGSVGDEEPALSGEKQLPDGDFERECRAMQAFAHADANRSPGASGGSSCEPTFVPESSARSALISCARLARPGGPETASRKLKLIWKHWLESLLSNTKAKKRRLGHRQVKTEGLMSFNVRQRDELEEDKFLSLRKVLLDVVKNRKLLVHGDTYLPPLQVTPFPDAVHPEDWPDDLSRRLSASWEGGWSNWWVEKLGLNRDAKIEALRRKRRREKRARSRSRMSLSGSFVSSISYQDGLSDWSSVAEYLGSDAESFANSQNAPKDEALSDAETLAKSQRQSRELPSCETEPSKRPLRSPQLSSKGSPLGHTSPLSRFQASLTSQRTPQPLQWQASTVETDTAPAPSVFKSSGFPQQTPKRRQQQDYLSSLFGSQEPSQDLGQDDGAMAVHQRSSFSLAPWGLSKVQTSSQASQPQRKKSRMGF; the protein is encoded by the exons ATGGACAACAAGTTCCCTCGTCAGCTTTTCCCACACGTGTATCTCAACGGACCACCGGATCTGAAATCGGTGCATGATTATGGCTCCTGGGGGTCTTACGAGAGCGTTGTTGAGATACGCGGCGAGTCCGCTCGG GGTGACCCCGAGGAAGCAAAGCAGTGGGAGTTCCTTTCCCAGCACAAGGTGGAAGGGGAAAGATGGATCCCCACTGAACCCATAGTTACACCACTTTTGGCACCCAACAAAG ATTGCAAAATCTATTCAGGCCCCCCCTCTAATCCAGATGACTTCCCAGAGCAT aTGCAGTATTTCTATGTGCATCACTGTATGGATTCATTCTTCACCATGGGCCAGCTGCTCGGAGAACACTTCAATTTCCGTAAAAAGAGCCTCAAG AATGTTGTCAATATGAGTCAAATGAAGAACTTTCTAGGCAGCTTAAACTATAAGAA GTGCGAGCTGGGACATTACTCGGAGCGCGTGTGCCGCTACCACCACCTGCTAGGGGACGTGATCAGCGACATCCCGCAGACCCTGCTAGCCGAGCTCCTCCACGAAGAGCTAACTCTGCAGAAGGAGCTAGTGCAGTTCCAGCCCGTCACCACCGGGGGAGCGTTAGTGTTCGCACCCCTCCAAGAGGACCAGGGAGAGGCTTGTCTGATCTATCCCAGAGGAGAGGCGCTCGACTCCCTTA CTTTCCACCGGGTGGTGCAAGAATTCAGTGAGGGGAAGCCTCCCAGCATGCACTTGGCTGGAACACCTATGgtgtttaatgtgaatggaACAGTCAGGCAGGTCAGCATGAATCCAGTGGATGATCAAG atcaCATAGGTGTGCGTTCGGATTATTTCTGCTCCTCGTGGGTGATAAAAGATGGTGTGCGTCCGCGGGCGATGGAGGTGGTGCAGTTAAAGGAGCGCTCCACCAGCCTCAgtgtcag CCCTCATGTTACCGGAGAACTGCTTGTAGCCAGCGAGAGTGGAGCAGCCTATCTCTGGACTCTGGGAaaggg GCTGCAGAAGTTCCGCGAAGAAGACTCAAACCTGTACTTCAATGCCAAATCGCCGTGGCGATGGTGCGAGTTCTCAGCACACCCAAGAGTCATGGTTTATGCTGACCGGACGGGGGCAGAGCTTACAGACACCAGG AGCAGCGACTGTTCTCACACACTGTTCCGGATCGGGAACACGTCCCGCTGCAGGAGTGGGGAACGGCTGATCTTGACCAAATACCTGGACCAGTGCCACGCCCACCACCATCTCTTCACCACGCAG TTCTCCGCTTACCTCCTGGATGAGCGGATGCCTGGCATTCCCGCGCTGAAGTGGGAGCACATGATGGAGTCCCCTCCCTGTTTTGCCCAGGCCCTGCCAGCTTTGGGTCCACACGGGACCTCCAAAATCCTGCTAGGAGCTCAGAGAACACAGGAGACCATGCTGCTGCAGTACTCTG gagGTAGGGAGTGGCCGTGCCGGTCCGATGGCCCGGTTCAGAGGCTCTCCAGCCCCTGCGAGAGCCTTCAAGTTCGGCAGCTCCCGCACAGGCAGCACAGCGCGACGGCGAGGCTGGCCGCACCCGCCACAG GTCTTGCCGTCAGCCAGAACGGCGGTTTCCTGACCGTGTTCCAGCTAACAGAGGCTGGAGACGTCTTTTACCAGCTTCTCGAACTCCATCCCGACGCTGTCAGCGCAGATCCACACCCATCAGCGCGACGTCTCAGTGCAGGCCCTCCGGAGCTGGCCTCAAACCCAGAACGGGCACCAGCGGAATCAGGTTCCGTCGGAGACGAGGAGCCTGCTCTGTCCGGCGAAAAGCAGCTTCCCGACGGCGACTTTGAGCGAGAGTGTCGTGCCATGCAAGCATTTGCGCACGCGGACGCGAACCGTTCTCCAGGTGCCAGCGGAGGGAGTAGCTGTGAACCCACTTTTGTTCCGGAATCGTCTGCACGTTCTGCCCTGATCAGCTGTGCTCGTCTGGCGAGGCCTGGAGGTCCAGAGACAGCCAGCAGGAAGCTAAAGCTGATCTGGAAACATTGGCTGGAGTCACTCTTGTCAAATACCAAGGCGAAGAAACGGCGCTTAGGGCACAGGCAGGTCAAGACGGAGGGCTTAATGTCATTTAACGTTCGACAGAGAGACGAGCTTGAGGAGGATAAGTTTCTGAGCCTGAGGAAAGTCCTGTTGGATGTTGTGAAGAACAGGAAGCTACTTGTTCATGGGGACACCTACTTGCCTCCTCTGCAGGTGACCCCGTTTCCGGACGCGGTGCACCCGGAAGACTGGCCAGACGACCTGAGCAGACGCTTGAGTGCCTCCTGGGAGGGCGGCTGGAGTAACTGGTGGGTGGAGAAGCTCGGCCTCAACCGAGATGCCAAGATTGAGGCTCTGCGTCGAAAACGGCGACGGGAGAAGCGAGCCAGATCCCGGAGTCGCATGTCGCTCTCCGGAAGCTTCGTCTCGTCCATCAGCTACCAGGATGGCCTGTCCGATTGGTCGTCTGTGGCTGAGTATCTGGGATCGGACGCAGAGAGCTTCGCGAACTCTCAGAACGCCCCCAAGGATGAGGCACTGTCGGACGCAGAGACGTTGGCCAAGAGCCAAAGACAAAGCAGGGAACTGCCCTCGTGTGAGACAGAACCAAGTAAACGTCCTCTGAGAAGTCCTCAGCTCAGTTCCAAAGGGTCGCCACTGGGCCACACCTCGCCGTTATCTCGGTTCCAGGCGTCTTTGACATCTCAGAGGACTCCCCAGCCCCTGCAGTGGCAGGCCTCCACCGTTGAGACAGATACAGCCCCCGCGCCATCTGTTTTTAAATCCTCGGGATTCCCCCAGCAAACTCCCAAACGGCGGCAGCAGCAGGACTACCTCAGCTCTCTGTTTGGCTCCCAGGAGCCTTCCCAGGATCTCGGACAAGACGATGGCGCCATGGCCGTACACCAACGGTCCAGTTTCTCGCTCGCGCCATGGGGTCTGTCAAAGGTCCAGACCTCCTCACAGGCCTCTCAGCCCCAGAGAAAGAAGTCTCGAATGGGATTTTGA
- the LOC113591960 gene encoding proteinase-activated receptor 3, with the protein MGKMLFIFIMNLLILGVTQGKSSAKNKVNSTGHVNPRTFRGHTIPVQLPLPPNSTETLLHSSSSPAARPALLLIGNDTVTYLRGTFSTRAIPGIYILAIAVGLPANIAILLLVGAKVRTVSSAILYCSLAVSDLLLLLSLILKTHYHLAGNDWAFGETACRLTTACFYGNLYCSAHTLACISAKRYLAVAHPFFYKSLPKRSCTAWASLAVWVVFSAAMVPELLVHQTYDVPQLGITTCHDVLPSDQSSYNLLVYYNLGLTLLGFLFPLLVNVACYTSIVWQLNRSHHDWGLYIRASSLVLLIFIFCFGPSSCLHFLHYVLLYSSGNESFFAYFSMAVCLCCLHGCLDPFLFVVMSRTAGSKLYFMTRKGKTLSISA; encoded by the exons ATGGGGAAAATGCTATTCATCTTCATAATGAATTTGCTTATTCTTGGGGTGACACAAg GGAAAAGTTCAGCAAAGAACAAAGTTAACAGTACTGGCCATGTCAACCCGAGGACGTTCAGAGGCCACACCATCCCTGTTCAGCTTCCACTTCCTCCAAACTCCACAGAAACTCTACTGCACTCTTCCTCCTCGCCAGCCGCCCGACCAGCGCTGCTGTTGATCGGCAACGACACTGTGACATACCTCAGAGGCACCTTCAGCACTCGGGCTATTCCAGGCATCTACATTCTGGCAATCGCTGTGGGGCTTCCTGCCAACATAGCCATCCTGCTGTTGGTCGGGGCCAAGGTACGGACGGTGTCGTCGGCCATTTTGTACTGCAGCCTGGCGGTCTCAGACCTGCTGCTTCTCCTCAGCCTCATACTGAAGACACACTATCACCTGGCCGGCAACGACTGGGCGTTCGGCGAGACCGCCTGTCGCCTCACCACTGCTTGCTTCTACGGCAACCTCTACTGTTCGGCGCACACGCTAGCCTGCATTAGCGCAAAACGCTACCTGGCCGTTGCGCACCCGTTCTTCTACAAGAGCCTTCCCAAGCGCTCCTGCACGGCCTGGGCCAGCCTGGCCGTGTGGGTTGTCTTTTCAGCCGCTATGGTTCCTGAGCTTCTGGTCCACCAGACTTACGATGTCCCTCAGCTTGGGATTACCACCTGCCATGACGTCCTTCCCTCCGACCAGAGCAGTTACAACCTTCTGGTGTATTACAACCTGGGCCTGACTTTACTAGGCTTCCTGTTCCCCCTACTGGTCAACGTGGCTTGCTACACCTCCATCGTCTGGCAGCTGAACCGCTCTCACCATGACTGGGGCCTCTACATCAGGGCCAGCTCTTTGGTTTTGCTCATCTTCATCTTTTGTTTTGGGCCTAGCAGTTGCCTTCATTTCCTGCACTATGTGCTGCTCTACTCGAGCGGAAACGAGAGCTTCTTTGCCTACTTCAGCATGGCCGTCTGCCTGTGCTGCCTCCATGGGTGCTTGGACCCCTTTCTGTTTGTGGTCATGTCCAGGACTGCAGGCTCAAAGCTTTACTTCATGACCCGCAAAGGAAAGACACTCAGCATTTCAGCTTAG